One part of the Acinetobacter sp. XS-4 genome encodes these proteins:
- a CDS encoding GNAT family N-acetyltransferase: MTNLNFRLAQFADIPQLIDLINKSYREQQGRSWTTELEWVKGQRITEHQLEEQLQFANSILLVAEANSSKIVACIGLTFENNQVEVGTFCTDPHVQNMRIGRSVLEYAEQYALKEDPHLVNAVMYVLDVRSELIAYYERRGYVKTGNEQPYPVEANVGVPMVPIKLIEMKKDLK; this comes from the coding sequence ATGACTAATTTAAATTTCCGTTTAGCTCAATTTGCTGACATTCCACAACTCATAGATTTAATTAACAAGTCTTATCGAGAACAACAAGGTCGAAGTTGGACAACAGAGCTTGAGTGGGTAAAAGGACAGCGTATTACAGAGCATCAATTAGAAGAACAGCTACAGTTTGCGAATTCTATATTATTGGTAGCGGAAGCTAATTCTTCTAAAATTGTTGCATGTATTGGTCTCACATTTGAAAATAATCAGGTTGAGGTTGGAACGTTTTGTACAGACCCTCATGTTCAAAACATGAGAATAGGCCGATCTGTTTTGGAATATGCCGAGCAATATGCATTGAAAGAAGATCCTCATCTGGTCAATGCCGTCATGTATGTGTTGGATGTTCGTTCGGAATTGATAGCTTATTATGAACGACGTGGATATGTGAAAACTGGTAATGAACAGCCGTATCCAGTTGAAGCAAATGTAGGCGTGCCAATGGTACCTATTAAGTTGATTGAAATGAAAAAAGACCTCAAATGA
- a CDS encoding DUF2750 domain-containing protein — protein sequence MNSLSNLQPVSKDLMIKIYILRTMMYCGVLWGLFHEGWAIKSDHEDFIFPFWLNGLQAHRYAKEHWPHYKPRRITPKDFHESLLPTLTRLNVTPALFNSSHRKLKLSTQQMHHFFFKHPHWQGA from the coding sequence ATGAATAGTTTAAGCAATCTACAACCGGTTTCAAAAGACTTGATGATTAAGATTTATATTTTAAGAACCATGATGTACTGCGGAGTTCTTTGGGGATTATTTCATGAAGGTTGGGCAATTAAATCAGATCATGAAGACTTTATTTTCCCTTTCTGGCTCAATGGATTGCAAGCTCACCGCTATGCCAAAGAACATTGGCCACATTACAAACCGAGAAGAATTACTCCTAAAGATTTTCACGAATCTTTATTACCAACCTTAACCCGCCTCAACGTTACGCCGGCATTATTTAATTCTTCTCATCGTAAGTTGAAGTTATCTACACAGCAAATGCATCATTTCTTTTTTAAACATCCGCACTGGCAAGGAGCCTAA
- the ftsY gene encoding signal recognition particle-docking protein FtsY: MQQQSNMQNKFLIDAEIGDDDVTLPNLPAIDVPIVESPVKSQENIEVAKVESASTDTAVEQPKSGFFGRMKEGLTKTRRNFADGMVNILIGGKEIDDELLEEVEEQLLVADIGVEATKTIITNLTERTARGDLIYSHSLYKALQEELVALLAPRVKPLHIDPNKSPFVILMVGVNGVGKTTTIGKLAKRLQGEGKKVMLAAGDTFRAAATEQLQIWGERNDISVVAQGHGADSASVIFDAFESARAKGIDVLIADTAGRLHNKSNLMEELKKVKRVMQKIDATAPHEIMLVVDAGTGQNAINQVQEFDQAVGLTGITITKLDGTAKGGVLFNIASRTHVPIRFIGVGEKIDDLRPFSAKSFVAALFETDK; encoded by the coding sequence ATGCAACAACAATCGAATATGCAAAATAAATTCTTGATAGATGCTGAGATCGGTGATGACGATGTCACATTACCTAATTTACCTGCTATCGATGTTCCCATCGTTGAATCTCCTGTTAAATCACAAGAAAATATTGAAGTAGCCAAAGTTGAATCGGCTTCTACAGATACCGCTGTTGAACAACCAAAATCTGGTTTTTTTGGCCGGATGAAAGAAGGTTTAACCAAAACTCGTCGTAATTTCGCTGATGGTATGGTCAATATTTTGATCGGTGGAAAGGAGATTGACGATGAGTTACTTGAAGAAGTCGAAGAACAATTATTGGTTGCAGACATTGGTGTTGAAGCAACTAAAACGATCATTACCAATTTAACAGAGCGTACAGCTCGTGGTGATTTGATCTATTCCCACTCTCTATATAAAGCGTTGCAAGAAGAGTTGGTTGCTTTATTGGCTCCACGTGTTAAGCCTTTGCATATTGACCCTAACAAATCGCCTTTTGTTATTTTGATGGTTGGGGTAAATGGCGTTGGTAAAACCACAACTATTGGTAAATTAGCGAAACGTTTACAGGGTGAAGGTAAAAAAGTAATGTTGGCTGCTGGAGATACATTCCGTGCCGCAGCGACAGAACAATTACAGATCTGGGGCGAACGTAACGATATCTCTGTGGTAGCTCAAGGTCATGGAGCGGATAGTGCCTCTGTTATTTTTGATGCCTTTGAGAGTGCTCGTGCTAAAGGAATTGACGTATTAATTGCGGATACAGCAGGTCGTTTACATAATAAAAGCAACTTGATGGAAGAACTTAAAAAAGTTAAACGTGTGATGCAAAAAATTGATGCAACTGCGCCTCATGAAATTATGTTGGTAGTAGATGCGGGTACAGGGCAAAACGCAATTAACCAAGTGCAAGAGTTTGACCAAGCTGTGGGTTTAACTGGTATTACAATTACCAAATTAGATGGTACTGCGAAAGGTGGTGTGCTCTTTAATATTGCAAGTCGTACCCATGTGCCAATTCGTTTTATTGGTGTTGGTGAAAAAATTGATGATTTAAGACCATTCTCGGCGAAATCATTTGTTGCTGCACTGTTTGAAACTGATAAGTAA
- the grxD gene encoding Grx4 family monothiol glutaredoxin — protein sequence MTEQARDTEALIRDQIAKHPVLLYMKGTPQFPQCGFSARAVEALSQIGRPFAYVNILENPDIRAILPAIANWPTFPQLWVNGELIGGSDIMLEMFQNGELKPLVEQYSAAPEA from the coding sequence ATGACTGAACAAGCACGTGATACTGAAGCGTTAATCCGCGATCAAATTGCGAAGCATCCCGTTTTACTTTACATGAAAGGCACTCCACAGTTTCCACAATGTGGTTTCTCTGCACGTGCTGTAGAGGCGCTCAGTCAAATTGGTCGTCCATTTGCATATGTAAATATTCTGGAAAATCCTGATATTCGTGCAATCTTACCAGCAATTGCGAATTGGCCTACATTCCCGCAACTTTGGGTAAATGGCGAACTTATTGGCGGTAGCGATATCATGCTTGAAATGTTCCAAAATGGCGAATTAAAACCATTAGTTGAACAATATAGCGCTGCACCAGAAGCGTAA
- a CDS encoding DUF2057 domain-containing protein, translating to MTLRLSVAAIGLLLSGSVFSAVTITAPEEIVILAVNGQEVNSGLFRSSKNNYKVDAGETSLSVRYQEYFEHLNGEHDIVKSGVVTIQTPTLQDGKTYKLSMVDVPKDYENAKKYAEQPTVALYSANNELIVKQTGANNEAKPWFATGLLGKVSDFTTKSSKPQPEAVYASAKPTSAQVVVPAPTSMPVTGVAQTNDQRLVETWQKASKAERQKFMAWLAEQSN from the coding sequence ATGACTTTAAGATTAAGTGTTGCTGCAATTGGTTTATTACTCAGCGGTTCGGTATTTTCAGCAGTTACAATTACAGCACCAGAGGAAATTGTAATCCTTGCTGTGAATGGTCAAGAAGTCAATTCTGGGTTATTTCGTTCATCTAAAAATAATTATAAAGTCGATGCAGGTGAAACCAGCTTAAGTGTGCGTTACCAAGAATATTTTGAACATTTAAATGGTGAGCATGACATTGTTAAATCTGGCGTAGTTACAATTCAAACACCTACATTGCAAGATGGGAAAACTTATAAGCTTTCGATGGTAGATGTACCTAAAGATTATGAAAATGCGAAAAAATATGCTGAGCAACCAACAGTTGCTTTGTACAGTGCAAATAATGAATTAATTGTGAAACAAACGGGTGCGAACAATGAAGCAAAACCATGGTTTGCAACTGGCTTACTGGGTAAAGTAAGTGATTTTACGACTAAATCATCTAAACCACAGCCTGAAGCTGTGTATGCATCGGCTAAACCTACTTCTGCTCAGGTTGTTGTACCAGCTCCAACGTCTATGCCAGTAACGGGTGTAGCACAAACGAATGATCAACGTTTAGTGGAAACTTGGCAGAAAGCCTCAAAAGCTGAGCGTCAAAAATTTATGGCATGGTTAGCTGAACAATCAAATTAA
- the cydB gene encoding cytochrome d ubiquinol oxidase subunit II, whose translation MIEYELLKIIWWVLVGVLLIGFALTDGFDMGSMALMPFVGKTDSERRAAINTIAPHWDGNQVWFITAGGALFAAWPMVYSVAFSGMYWALLLVLFALFLRPVGFDYRSKLANTKWRNSWDWGLCIGGAVPALVFGVAFGNLFLGLPFSLDDTLRSEYTGSFFALLNPFALICGVVSLSMLCAHGGAWLMLRTDDALKQRSAKATQIMAAIFLICFLVIGAWLYFGQVPGYSYAVAINPNAALNPLAKEVVTNSNPGWMNNYSTYPMTKVAPVLAILGAIIAVFASSKAKAGLSFTGTSLMIVGAILTAGFALFPFLLPSSINPNSSLTMWDAVSSHLTLGVMTVAAGIFVPLILIYTSWSYYKMWGVITNKHIESNSHSLY comes from the coding sequence ATGATTGAATATGAACTATTAAAAATCATTTGGTGGGTGTTAGTTGGCGTACTACTAATCGGCTTCGCTCTTACCGATGGCTTCGATATGGGTTCCATGGCTCTTATGCCTTTCGTTGGAAAAACTGATAGCGAACGCCGTGCTGCAATCAACACGATTGCACCGCATTGGGATGGGAATCAGGTTTGGTTTATTACAGCGGGCGGTGCACTATTTGCTGCATGGCCAATGGTCTATTCCGTTGCTTTTTCGGGCATGTACTGGGCACTACTGTTAGTTTTATTCGCGCTTTTCCTACGACCAGTAGGTTTTGATTACCGCTCTAAACTTGCAAATACCAAATGGCGTAATTCTTGGGACTGGGGCCTGTGCATTGGTGGTGCTGTTCCAGCCCTTGTATTCGGTGTTGCCTTCGGTAACTTATTTCTGGGCTTACCATTTAGTTTAGATGACACGTTACGCTCTGAATATACTGGCAGCTTTTTTGCCCTTCTCAACCCGTTTGCCCTAATTTGTGGTGTTGTCAGTTTATCTATGCTCTGTGCACATGGTGGTGCATGGCTCATGTTGCGTACAGACGATGCATTAAAGCAGCGCTCTGCCAAAGCAACGCAGATCATGGCAGCTATATTTTTAATATGTTTCCTTGTGATTGGGGCATGGCTGTATTTCGGGCAAGTTCCTGGTTATAGCTATGCTGTTGCTATTAATCCAAATGCTGCACTCAACCCTTTAGCTAAAGAAGTGGTGACTAATAGCAACCCTGGCTGGATGAACAATTACAGCACCTATCCAATGACTAAAGTTGCTCCAGTTCTTGCAATCTTAGGCGCAATTATTGCAGTTTTTGCCTCATCAAAAGCAAAAGCAGGCTTAAGTTTCACTGGCACAAGTTTAATGATTGTCGGAGCGATTTTAACCGCTGGTTTTGCATTATTCCCATTCTTGCTTCCATCTAGCATTAATCCTAATTCTAGTTTGACAATGTGGGACGCTGTGTCAAGCCATCTTACATTAGGTGTTATGACTGTAGCTGCTGGAATTTTTGTACCACTCATTTTGATCTATACCAGTTGGTCTTATTACAAAATGTGGGGCGTTATTACCAACAAACACATCGAGTCAAACTCGCATAGCTTGTATTAA
- a CDS encoding CBS domain-containing protein, producing MTIVAQVIKNKSEQDIFTISPEATVLEAIKIMADKGIGALVVAKGEKVVGILSERDYTRKVTLMERSSYSTTVAEIMTSKVLTVSLNNTVEECLQLMTDRHLRHLPVLDNEKLVGFISIGDLVKAAMDDQKNLIEQLKQYISG from the coding sequence ATGACAATCGTTGCACAAGTAATCAAAAACAAATCAGAGCAAGATATTTTTACAATTTCTCCAGAAGCCACTGTCCTTGAAGCAATTAAGATCATGGCTGATAAAGGAATTGGTGCATTAGTTGTAGCCAAAGGTGAAAAAGTTGTCGGAATTTTATCTGAACGTGACTACACGCGAAAAGTGACGCTGATGGAACGTTCTTCATATAGCACTACAGTCGCTGAAATTATGACATCTAAAGTCCTTACAGTAAGCCTAAACAACACAGTTGAAGAGTGTTTACAGCTCATGACAGATCGCCACTTACGCCACTTACCTGTATTAGACAATGAAAAATTAGTTGGTTTTATCTCTATTGGTGATTTAGTAAAAGCAGCCATGGATGATCAGAAAAACTTAATTGAACAGTTAAAACAGTACATCTCTGGTTAA
- the cydX gene encoding cytochrome bd-I oxidase subunit CydX — MWYFAWILGILMACFAGVLSALYIEHHQDLDEE; from the coding sequence ATGTGGTATTTCGCATGGATCCTTGGCATTTTGATGGCATGTTTTGCAGGTGTACTCAGTGCACTTTATATCGAACATCATCAAGATCTAGATGAGGAATAA
- a CDS encoding aspartate aminotransferase family protein — MTDITLAPIQPDQPSHLMATYGRQAISFVRGRGAYLYTEDGTEYLDALTGIAVCGLGHAHPVIAEAIAEQAVTLVHTSNLFEIPWQTAAAQKLAEVSGMEEIFFSNSGAESNEGAIKIARKFGTQQGIRLPKIIVAEQSFHGRTLATLSATGNKKVQDGFAPLVNDFIRVPFGDVNAIQEAALQHPDIVAILIEPIQGEGGINTAPQGFSYLEEVRNICNQHNWLMMLDEIQTGNGRTGKYFAYQHTNIVPDVLTTAKGLGNGFPVGAVMTQGKAVGLLGPGSHGSTYGGTVLGSRVVYTVIETIQKENAVENAAVVGRYIVDQLRAQLADKNVQVRGFGMMIGIQLPKDCAELVAIARDQHKLIINVTAGSVVRLLPPINMTQAQADDLLKRLVALINNYL, encoded by the coding sequence ATGACTGATATTACCCTAGCTCCAATACAACCTGATCAACCATCACACTTAATGGCTACTTATGGTCGCCAAGCGATCAGTTTTGTACGAGGCCGAGGGGCATATCTGTATACTGAAGATGGTACAGAATATCTAGATGCCTTAACAGGTATTGCTGTATGTGGTTTAGGCCATGCGCATCCAGTCATTGCAGAAGCAATTGCTGAACAAGCTGTAACACTTGTGCACACAAGTAATCTATTTGAAATTCCTTGGCAAACTGCTGCGGCTCAGAAGCTTGCTGAAGTTTCTGGCATGGAAGAAATCTTCTTTTCAAATAGTGGTGCTGAGTCAAATGAAGGTGCAATTAAGATTGCTCGTAAATTTGGTACTCAACAAGGCATACGTTTGCCAAAGATTATTGTGGCAGAACAATCATTTCATGGTCGTACTTTGGCAACACTTTCAGCAACGGGCAATAAAAAAGTACAAGACGGATTTGCGCCTTTGGTGAATGATTTTATTCGTGTGCCATTTGGTGATGTGAATGCAATTCAAGAAGCTGCTTTGCAACATCCAGATATTGTTGCAATTTTGATTGAGCCAATTCAAGGTGAGGGTGGTATTAATACTGCTCCTCAAGGCTTTAGTTATCTTGAAGAAGTCCGTAATATTTGTAATCAGCATAATTGGTTAATGATGCTTGATGAAATTCAAACAGGTAATGGACGTACTGGTAAATATTTTGCATATCAGCACACCAACATAGTGCCTGATGTCTTGACGACTGCAAAAGGACTTGGAAATGGCTTTCCAGTTGGAGCAGTAATGACACAGGGTAAAGCTGTTGGTTTATTAGGACCTGGCAGTCATGGTTCTACGTACGGTGGTACTGTATTAGGTTCTCGTGTGGTTTATACAGTAATCGAGACAATCCAAAAAGAGAATGCTGTAGAAAATGCGGCAGTAGTAGGACGTTATATTGTTGATCAACTTCGTGCACAGTTAGCGGACAAGAATGTTCAAGTGCGTGGTTTTGGTATGATGATTGGTATTCAATTGCCTAAAGACTGTGCTGAACTTGTTGCTATTGCTCGTGATCAACATAAGCTTATTATTAACGTTACAGCAGGTTCGGTAGTTCGCCTATTACCACCTATTAATATGACTCAAGCACAGGCTGATGACTTGTTAAAGCGTTTAGTCGCTTTGATTAATAATTATCTTTAA
- the brnQ gene encoding branched-chain amino acid transport system II carrier protein, with product MQHLRTGDIIALGFMTFALFIGAGNIIFPPIVAQQAGEHVWLAALGFLITAVGLPVITIMALSRMQGSIEIISSPLGRVASLILTVVCYLSVGPLFATPRTATVSYEIGFSSYFGTSSSSLLIYSAIYFSFVTIVSLYPNKLLDTVGHVLAPLKIIALAILGIAAVMIPAGYVPAPINHYVTSPVSEGFVNGYLTMDTLGALVFGIVIIQAIYSRGVTDKKLVTKYAIIASLISGVGLTLVYLSLFKLGLGSHEVAPNAANGAVILHAYVQHAFGNMGSLFLTGLIFLACMVTAIGLTCACGEYFAQLTKLPYKLLVFILVGFSFIISNLGLTKLIAISVPVLSAIYPPAIVVIMLSFFWKFWHKPSFIVGSVTSIALIFGIIDGLKVAGFSDYLPEFLQHLPLNEQNLAWLIPSLVVLAITVIIDKVKFKNI from the coding sequence ATGCAACATCTTCGCACTGGAGATATTATTGCCTTAGGTTTTATGACCTTTGCCCTCTTTATTGGGGCCGGCAATATTATCTTTCCTCCCATCGTTGCTCAACAAGCTGGTGAGCATGTATGGTTAGCTGCACTAGGCTTTTTGATTACGGCTGTCGGCTTACCTGTAATTACCATCATGGCACTCTCTCGTATGCAGGGTTCCATTGAAATTATCAGCTCTCCCTTAGGTCGAGTAGCAAGTCTGATCCTAACAGTTGTTTGTTATTTATCAGTCGGCCCTCTATTTGCTACCCCACGTACAGCTACTGTTTCTTATGAAATTGGTTTTTCCTCTTATTTTGGAACCTCAAGTAGTAGTCTTTTAATCTATAGCGCAATTTATTTTTCATTTGTAACTATAGTTTCACTTTATCCAAACAAATTATTGGATACAGTAGGACATGTACTTGCCCCGCTAAAAATTATTGCTTTAGCAATTTTAGGTATTGCAGCAGTAATGATTCCTGCGGGTTACGTACCTGCCCCGATTAACCATTACGTTACATCTCCGGTTTCAGAGGGTTTCGTAAACGGTTATCTCACTATGGATACGTTAGGTGCACTAGTATTTGGTATCGTTATTATTCAAGCGATTTACTCTCGCGGCGTTACTGATAAAAAGTTAGTCACTAAATATGCAATTATTGCCAGTCTCATTTCAGGTGTTGGTCTTACTTTAGTTTATTTAAGCTTATTCAAATTAGGTTTAGGTAGCCATGAAGTAGCACCTAATGCAGCAAATGGCGCAGTAATTTTACATGCATATGTACAACATGCTTTTGGAAATATGGGTTCATTATTCTTAACTGGACTAATCTTTTTAGCATGTATGGTTACAGCGATTGGTCTAACTTGTGCATGTGGTGAGTACTTTGCCCAGTTAACTAAATTACCATATAAGCTTTTAGTCTTTATTTTAGTTGGTTTCTCTTTCATTATTTCGAATCTTGGCTTAACCAAACTGATTGCTATTTCAGTACCTGTCTTAAGTGCAATCTATCCACCCGCAATTGTGGTGATTATGCTGAGCTTCTTTTGGAAATTTTGGCATAAGCCTTCTTTTATTGTCGGTTCAGTAACGAGTATTGCTTTAATTTTCGGTATTATCGATGGTCTTAAAGTTGCAGGCTTCAGTGATTATTTACCTGAATTTCTTCAACATTTACCATTAAATGAACAAAACTTAGCTTGGTTGATCCCATCTTTAGTTGTTCTTGCAATTACCGTAATTATCGACAAAGTTAAATTTAAAAATATTTAA
- a CDS encoding cyd operon YbgE family protein: MMAKAMTASNHRKAQAFAMALSFLLALPLAAILLVYPSLMLDANGHYNHSQLMLVMIGISGGFIYGVGFVPSFWLWKWLFSPWVAWPLMLLGYYIWFLT, encoded by the coding sequence ATCATGGCAAAAGCAATGACAGCATCAAATCATCGAAAAGCTCAAGCATTTGCAATGGCCCTTTCTTTTCTGTTGGCATTGCCTCTTGCTGCAATTTTGTTGGTTTACCCTTCACTCATGCTAGATGCTAACGGACACTATAATCATAGCCAACTCATGTTAGTGATGATTGGTATTTCTGGTGGCTTTATTTACGGAGTGGGTTTCGTACCTAGCTTCTGGTTATGGAAATGGCTATTTAGCCCATGGGTAGCTTGGCCTCTCATGCTTTTAGGCTATTACATCTGGTTTCTAACCTAA
- a CDS encoding nitroreductase family protein, whose product MSTFLDKIKNRRTIYAIGKNVALDRTKIEETIREAVKHSPSAFNSQSSRVVTLYGESHAKFWNLVREALRKIVPADAFAGTNTKIDSFVAGVGTVLFYEDQAVVKSLQEQFELYADNFPVWSEHSTAIAQFATWTALSELGLGASLQHYNPIVDAEAAEAFDVPANWKLRAQLVFGSVEAPAGEKAFINDADRFKTFN is encoded by the coding sequence ATGTCTACTTTCTTAGATAAAATTAAAAATCGTCGTACTATTTATGCAATTGGTAAAAATGTTGCATTAGATCGCACAAAAATTGAAGAAACAATTCGTGAGGCGGTTAAACATAGTCCTTCAGCTTTTAACTCGCAATCTTCACGTGTAGTGACACTTTATGGTGAATCGCATGCTAAATTCTGGAATTTAGTTCGTGAAGCATTACGTAAAATTGTTCCTGCAGATGCTTTTGCTGGTACAAACACAAAAATTGATAGCTTTGTAGCTGGCGTTGGTACTGTATTATTTTATGAAGACCAAGCTGTTGTTAAAAGCTTACAAGAGCAATTTGAATTATATGCAGACAACTTCCCAGTTTGGTCTGAGCATTCAACTGCGATTGCACAGTTTGCGACTTGGACAGCACTTTCAGAGCTTGGTTTAGGTGCATCTTTGCAGCACTATAACCCGATTGTTGATGCTGAAGCAGCTGAAGCATTTGATGTACCAGCAAATTGGAAATTACGTGCTCAATTAGTATTTGGTTCAGTTGAAGCACCAGCAGGCGAAAAAGCATTTATTAATGATGCTGATCGTTTCAAAACTTTCAACTAA
- a CDS encoding LysR family transcriptional regulator, translating to MLTDLDDFYCFALVVEHGGFSAAERVTDIPKSKLSRRVYSLEENLGVRLIQRSSRHFAVTDIGMDIYRHAQVMMNAAQAAHDLVDHLSIQPRGVVKVSVPVDIAQNQLPKILPAFLKKYPEIRLQLMVSNRRVDVINEGIDIALRVRSKLDDDPSLVLRQFALIEQSLFASQAYLNEFGDIKNPEQLSEHRILSLSEEHLDQQFILHGPDNQQKKIKVSPIVMGTNIHMLAQLASQNCGIALLPETAAEDFLKSGQLIQILPDWKAPHGILHAVYPSRRGLLPAVRVFIDYLVENLSER from the coding sequence ATGCTCACCGATCTTGATGATTTTTATTGTTTTGCTCTTGTTGTTGAGCATGGTGGCTTTAGTGCTGCTGAGCGTGTAACGGATATACCAAAATCAAAATTAAGTCGCCGCGTTTACAGCTTAGAGGAAAACTTGGGTGTTCGCTTAATCCAACGTAGCTCTCGTCATTTTGCTGTTACAGATATTGGGATGGATATTTATAGACATGCTCAAGTCATGATGAATGCGGCACAAGCTGCCCATGATTTGGTTGATCATTTAAGTATCCAACCTAGAGGTGTAGTAAAGGTTAGTGTTCCTGTTGATATTGCTCAAAATCAACTACCAAAAATCCTACCTGCTTTCTTAAAAAAATATCCAGAAATTCGTTTGCAACTGATGGTCAGTAACCGTCGAGTTGATGTTATTAATGAAGGGATTGATATCGCGTTACGAGTTCGCTCGAAACTGGATGACGACCCAAGTTTAGTTCTTAGACAGTTTGCGCTTATAGAACAAAGCCTATTCGCAAGTCAGGCCTACTTAAATGAGTTTGGAGATATAAAAAATCCTGAACAACTCAGTGAACACCGTATTTTAAGCTTGTCTGAAGAGCATCTTGATCAACAATTCATTTTACATGGACCTGACAATCAACAGAAGAAAATCAAAGTTAGCCCTATCGTAATGGGTACGAACATACATATGCTGGCTCAATTGGCGAGTCAAAACTGTGGTATCGCATTACTGCCAGAAACTGCAGCAGAAGATTTCTTGAAATCTGGTCAACTTATACAAATCCTACCAGACTGGAAAGCACCTCATGGAATATTACATGCCGTATATCCATCACGCCGAGGATTACTACCTGCTGTTCGAGTGTTTATTGATTATTTAGTAGAAAATCTTTCTGAGCGTTAA
- the map gene encoding type I methionyl aminopeptidase — protein sequence MRASTVTIKTEQDLEKLRVSGRLAAQVLEMIEAYIKPGVSTEYLDNLCNDYIVNNLKVIPANVGYHGFTKTICTSVNEVVCHGIPSPNKILKDGDIINIDVAIIKDGYFGDTSRMYFVGNVNPQAKKLVDTTYEAMVAGIHAVKPGATLGDIGYAIQSVAHREGYSIVREYCGHGIGKVYHEQPNVLHYGQRGQGLVLKKGMVFTIEPMVNAGRPQVKELNDGWTVITQDLSLSAQWEHMVAVTDTGFELLTPWPEGVGNYPAI from the coding sequence ATGAGAGCTTCTACTGTTACCATTAAAACTGAACAAGATCTGGAAAAATTAAGAGTTTCTGGACGCTTGGCGGCGCAAGTTTTAGAAATGATAGAGGCCTATATTAAACCGGGCGTATCTACCGAATACTTAGATAACCTCTGTAATGACTATATTGTCAATAATTTAAAAGTGATTCCTGCTAATGTGGGATATCACGGTTTTACAAAAACGATATGCACTTCAGTCAATGAAGTTGTTTGCCATGGGATACCATCGCCAAATAAAATTTTAAAAGATGGCGATATTATTAATATTGATGTCGCAATTATTAAAGACGGTTATTTTGGTGATACGAGCCGCATGTATTTTGTGGGCAATGTAAATCCGCAAGCGAAAAAATTAGTTGATACAACTTATGAAGCGATGGTTGCTGGTATTCATGCTGTTAAACCAGGCGCTACATTGGGTGATATTGGTTATGCTATTCAGTCGGTTGCTCACCGAGAGGGATATAGTATTGTTCGAGAATATTGTGGGCATGGGATTGGTAAGGTCTATCATGAACAACCTAATGTTTTACACTATGGGCAGCGCGGGCAAGGGTTGGTCTTAAAGAAAGGAATGGTCTTTACCATTGAGCCAATGGTGAATGCAGGTAGACCGCAAGTAAAAGAGTTAAATGATGGATGGACTGTCATTACTCAAGATCTTTCATTATCTGCTCAATGGGAACATATGGTTGCAGTAACGGATACTGGTTTTGAACTATTAACCCCATGGCCTGAAGGTGTGGGTAATTATCCTGCAATTTGA